One Kallotenue papyrolyticum genomic window carries:
- a CDS encoding amino acid-binding ACT domain-containing protein, which yields MKDLAIMLENRPGALAEMGEALGRAGVSIEGGGAWVVDGRGVAHFLFTDGTAARRALEAAGIQILEEREVLVQRLKQNMPGQLSLLTRLMAEAGVNIEVLYSDHSHQLILVVDDLARGREVSEAWARGNRSSDSTDLNEDGLTTGCSGRSAARPAAEPER from the coding sequence ATGAAGGATTTGGCCATCATGCTAGAAAACCGGCCCGGCGCCCTTGCCGAAATGGGAGAAGCTTTGGGCCGCGCCGGGGTGAGCATCGAGGGTGGAGGCGCTTGGGTGGTAGACGGGCGTGGAGTGGCTCATTTCCTCTTTACGGACGGAACTGCCGCCCGCAGGGCACTCGAGGCCGCAGGCATCCAAATCCTCGAGGAACGCGAAGTGCTCGTTCAGCGCTTGAAGCAGAACATGCCTGGTCAGCTTAGCCTGCTCACGCGCCTTATGGCTGAGGCCGGCGTGAACATCGAAGTTCTGTACAGTGACCATAGCCATCAGCTCATCCTAGTCGTAGATGACCTCGCCCGTGGGCGAGAGGTATCTGAGGCATGGGCCCGTGGGAATCGCTCGTCAGATTCAACAGATCTCAATGAAGACGGCCTAACAACCGGTTGCAGCGGACGGTCCGCTGCGCGGCCCGCCGCTGAACCGGAGCGTTAG
- a CDS encoding DUF2200 domain-containing protein: protein MNRASNHDERIRIMTFSSVYPHYLAKVEKKGRTKAELHQVIAWLTGYNDEDIARHIKENSNFETFFAQATLNPNAHLITGVICGYRVEEIENPLTQQVRYLDKLVDELAKGRKMEKILRAS, encoded by the coding sequence ATGAACAGAGCAAGCAACCACGATGAACGCATTCGCATCATGACATTCAGCTCGGTATACCCGCACTATCTTGCGAAGGTCGAGAAGAAGGGACGCACCAAGGCCGAGTTGCATCAGGTAATTGCTTGGCTGACGGGTTACAACGACGAAGACATTGCCAGGCACATCAAAGAAAACTCGAACTTTGAGACATTCTTCGCACAGGCAACACTTAACCCCAATGCCCATTTGATTACTGGAGTGATTTGTGGCTATCGGGTTGAGGAGATAGAGAACCCGTTGACTCAACAAGTGCGATACCTGGACAAGCTGGTGGATGAGTTGGCGAAAGGTCGCAAGATGGAGAAGATTCTGCGTGCTTCTTAG